The proteins below come from a single Oreochromis aureus strain Israel breed Guangdong unplaced genomic scaffold, ZZ_aureus HiC_scaffold_23, whole genome shotgun sequence genomic window:
- the LOC120436797 gene encoding E3 ubiquitin/ISG15 ligase TRIM25-like, with protein MNQMDQTKFCCSVCLDLLKDPVTIPCGHSYCMNCIKSFWDEEEKKKIYSCPQCRQTFTARPVLVKNTMLADLVEELKKTGLQAAPADHCYAGPEDVACDFCTGRKMKAFKSCLVCFVSYCAKHLQTHFISSAFETHKLVEPSKKLRENICSRHDEVMKMFCRTDQQSICYLCSVDEHKGHDTVSAAAERTERQRELEVSRQNIQQRIQDREKDVKLLQQEVEAINQSADQTVEHSEKIFTELIHLIQKRSSDVKQQIRSQQETEDLTQI; from the exons atgaatcaaatggaccaaacaaaattctgctgttcagtctgtttggatctactgaaggatccggtgactattccctgtggacacagctactgcatgaactgtattaaaagcttctgggatgaagaggaaaagaaaaaaatctacagctgccctcagtgcagaCAGACTTTCACAGCGAGGCCTGTCCTGGTGAAAAACACCATGTTAGCAGATTTagtggaggagctgaagaagactggactccaagctgctcctgctgatcactgctatgctggacctgaagatgtggcctgtgattTCTGCACTGGGAGAAAAATGAAAGCCTTCAAGTCCTGTTTGGTGTGTTTTGTCTCTTACTGTGCGAAACACCTTCAGACTCATTTTATATCCTCCGCATTTGAAACACACAAGCTGGTGGAGCCCTCCAAGAAGCTCCgggagaacatctgctctcgtcatgatgaggtgatgaagatgttctgtcgtactgatcagcagagtatctgttatctctgctctgtggatgaacataaaggccacgacacagtctcagctgcagcagaaaggactgagaggcagagagagctggaggtgagtcgacaaaacatccagcagagaatccaggacagagagaaagatgtgaagctgcttcaacaggaggtggaggccatcaatcagtctgctgatcaaacagtggagcacagtgagaagatcttcactgagctgatccatctcatccagaaaagaagctctgatgtgaagcagcagatcagatcccagcaggaaactgaa GATCTCACTCAAATCTGA